The following DNA comes from Rhodopseudomonas boonkerdii.
TGGTTTGTTCACGGATGAGGAAATCCGCCACGGCATCCATGGCGGCGCCGTCGAGACCTCGATCATGCTGGCGCGCTATCCGGAGCATGTCCGCAAGGACAAGATCGCCAATTTCACGCCATCGACCATCGCGATGGAGCAACGATATCGCTGGCTCTCCGCGAGCCGTCCCGCGCCATTCGCATGGCAGGCGGAAGACCTCCACGCATCCGGCGCAATCGGCGATGCCGCGCAGGCGACCGCCGAGAAGGGCGAGCAATTGCTTACCCACGGCGCGAAAGCGTTCTGCGAGTTGCTAAATGACATGCACCGGTTCGATGTGACTGTGTTCGATTGCGAGCCGGATGCAGGGGCATAAGCTTCTCCGCCGTCACGACCAGGACAGCGACGCGCGAACACCTCTACCCTCCAGTGAAGCTTCGCGTCGCGCAGGGGGAGAGGTAAGAAGAGCCCGCAGATCGCGAAATTTGTGTTTCACCGACGACACAGTCCCGAAACCAAATAGTTCGAACGGGTCTCGAACCCGATCCTTTCAGGCTCCGACTGATGGGCATGCAGGCCAATACGGACTGCACCTCAACAGGATGGAGTTTCTCATGTCGATCAAGTCCAGGATTGCTGCCATTGCTCTCGTTGCCATGACCGCCGCCGGCGCCATGGCGTCCTCGACCCAGCAGGCTCAGGCCAAAGGCCCGGGTATCGGCTTCGGTATCGCCGCCGGTCTCGCGGGCGCCGCCATCGTCGGATCGGCTGTCGCCGCCAGCAATGGCTACTACGGTTATGACTACGGCTACCGCTGTGGTTGGGTCCGCCAGTATGACGTCTACGGCAATTACATGGGCCGTGTCCGCACTTGTAACTACTGATCGAGCTTGATCGGCTGATGTGGAGTTGCGTCCGGCACGGGCGCCTCATCCACCCCGTGTCGGACCACTCGACCCGCCCGGTTACCCCCGGGCGGGTCTTCTCTTTGTGTAATGGAGACGTCATAAAGCGATGTCAGATAGCGGGTGTGCCGGGATGGAGATCCGCCTCCCGTTTTAAACATGACATGACGACTGTGGCCGCCTCACCCGGACGAATCGGCTGCTTTCGTGGAATATCGAGTGGCCGTTATCGGCGACAGTTAAGGGTGGCGCTGCGTGACGAGCCTCTGTTTCTTGCGAGATTCCGCTGCAAGGCGCGTACCGATCGGTGCTGCGATTGGCGTGCTCACTTTTGGCGGTATCGCTGTAGCCGCCGACCTGCCCGTGAAGACCCGGCCGCAGCCTGCATACAACTGGAGCGGCTTCTATATCGGCACCCATATGGGCTATGGCGGCGCAGAGCTCGGCGCGAATACTAATCCACAGGCGTTGCAGGGCGTCTTTTTCCCATCTACATCGACCGGCCTGATCGGCGGCTTTCAGGGCGGCTATAACAGGCAATTCGACAACAATATCGTGCTCGGCGCCGAAATCGATGCGAGCTTCATCAGCCCCGCGGATACCGCGCGCCTCGGCACTGATCCGTACCATACCACCTTCGACTATTTCGCCACCGCGCGCGGGCGCGTCGGCTACGCTGTCGGAACGTGGCTGCCTTATGCGACAGCCGGTTTTGCCTGGGGCAAGACCAAGATCAATCTTCTCGATGCCGACGGCAATATCTTCGCAACCGAGCAGAAGGACCATATCGGCTGGACCGTCGGCGCCGGCGTCGAGGCCGCGGTCGGCGGCAATTGGACCGCCAAGCTCGAATACAACTACATCGACCTTGCGCGGCAAACCTATGGGCTCGCCAGCTTTGGCCTGCCTGCGGTCGATGTCGAACCGAAGATCCATGCGGTGAAGCTCGGCCTGAACTACCGCTTCAACGACATGCCGTCCTGGTTGCCGACGACGCCGATCAAGGGCCGATCCACGCTGCCCGAGCCGACCGACTGGAACATCCATTACCAGACGACCTTCATCGGCTCTGGCTATCCCAGCTTCCGTTCGCCCTACGAGGGCACCAACAGCCTGTCCGGCAGCCGCCAGTTCAAAGAGACTTTCACCACCACCGCCTTCCTCGGCTGGCGCCTGTGGGACGGCGGCGAGTTCTATTTCAATCCCGAGATCGCGCAGGGTTTCGGCTTCAACGGAACCCTCGGCGTTGCCGGCTTCCCCAATGGCGAAGCGCAGAAGGCTGGCGGCGCCTATCCGAAAATCCGCCCGCAGCGCTACATGTTCCGCCAGACCTTCGGCCTTGGCGGCGAGCAGGAAGATGTAGCTGACGGCCCCAACCAACTCGCCGGCAAGCGCGACATCGACCGCATCACGCTGACCATTGGCCGATTCGCGATTGGTGATTTCTTCGACGGCAACGCCTATGCGAAGGACCCCCGCGCCGATTTCATGAACTGGGCCATGTGGGCCTCCGCCGCCTATGACTTCCCGGCGGACCTGCCCGGTTACACCCGCGGCGGCGTGATCGAGCTGAATCGCAGGGACTGGGCGGTACGCGCCGGCCTGTTCCAGGTGCCGTCGCAACCGAACAGCGACACCCTCAACTTCAAGTCCGGCGGCGCCGTGGTGGAATTCGAGGAGCGGCATCAGATTTTCGATCGCCCCGGCAAGGTGCGCGTCGGCGCCTTCCTTAATCGCGGCAGCACCGGCAGCTATCGCGGCGCGCTCGCGATCGCGGCCACCGACCCGCTGCTCGACATCAACGACGTGATGGCCTCCATCCGCAAACCGCGCGACAAATACGGCTTCTATCTCAATGGCGAGCAGGAAATTGCCGACGAGATCGGCCTGTTCGGCCGCGCCAGTTGGAATGACGGCCAGAACGAAATCCTGTCATTTACGGACATCGACCGCAGCATCTCCGGCGGTCTGTCGATCAAGGGAGGACGCTGGGGCCGCGCCGCGGACACCATCGGCATCGGCGGCGCCATCAACGGCCTGTCCGCCGCGCATCGGGATTTTCTGGCGGCCGGCGGCAACGGATTGCTGATCGGCGACGGACGGCTGAATTACAGCAACGAGCGCATCTTCGAAACGTTTTACGCCTATGCGATCGACAAGAACCTGACCTTCACGGCGGACTATCAGTTGATCGTCAACCCCGCCTACAACGCGGATCGCGGCCCGGTGTCGATCTTCTCCGGGCGTTTGCACGGGGATTTCTGACGCGCCCCCCTCATCCTGAGGAGCATGCCGACGGCATGCGTCTCGAAGGATGGCCACAAGCTTTGAGCCAGGCCATCTCATGGTTCGAGACAGCGCTTCGCGCCTCCTCACCATGAGGCGGGGGGATTACCCCGCCCCTCATACATCCAATGGCTGGAATGAAGCCGCCTGCGCCATCGCCCAGGCATCGCGGAAGCGTCGATCATCGGTGCCGTGAATCAGCTCGTTCGGTCTCAGCTCCGGATAAAGCTGCGTGAACGACATCACATCATTGTCCGATGAACGATGCGAGAAATGCATCGCCCGGATCTGCTGCGGATGTTCGAGACCTGCCGCCGCGATCAGCTCGGCCAGTGCATGCAGCGTCGCCTCATGAAAATTCAGCACACGATCCGTCTTCTGCGGGATCGCGAGCGCGCGCGCACGCGTGGGGTCCTGCGTGGCGACGCCGGTCGGGCAGCGATCGGTGTGGCAGCTCAGCGACTGAATGCAGCCGAGCGCGAACATGAAGCCTCGTGCCGAATTGCACCAGTCGGCGCCGAGCGCCATCGCGCGGGCGATGTCGAAAGCAGTCGCGATCTTGCCGGATGCGCCGATCTTGATGCGATCGCGCGCACCGATGCCGATCAGCGCATTGTGCACGAAGTTCACGCCCTCGCGCATCGGCATGCCGAGATGATCCATGAATTCCAGCGGCGCCGCACCGGTGCCGCCTTCCTTGCCGTCGACGACGATGAAGTCCGGATAGATGCCGGTCTGCAGCATCGCCTTGCAGATGGCGAGGAATTCCCAGGGATGGCCGATGCACAGTTTGAAGCCGGCAGGCTTGCCGCCGGACAGACGACGCATCGTGTCGATGAACTGCATCATCTCGACCGGCGTCGAGAACGCCTTGTGATAGGGCGGCGAGATGCAGTCCTCTCCCATCGCCACGCCGCGGATGCGCGAGATTTCCTCCGACACTTTCGCCGCCGGCAACACCCCGCCATGGCCGGGCTTGGCGCCCTGACTGACCTTGAGCTCGACCATCTTGATCTGGTCGAGTGCGGCTCGCGCGGCAAATTTGTCCGGATCGAAGTTTCCGTCCCCGGTGCGACAACCGAAATAGCCGGAGCCGATTTCCCAGATCAGGTCGCCGCCTTCCTGTTCGTGATAGGGGCTGACGCCGCCCTCACCGGTATCGTGGGCGAAGTTGCCTTTCTTCGCCCCGGCATTCAGCGCACGTATGGCGTTCGGGCTGAGCGCACCGAAACTCATGGCGGAAATGTTAAGCACCGAAGCCGAATAGGGTCGCAGGCAATCCGGCCCGCCGATGGTGATGCGAAACTGCTCGGCGGCATGCGGCTTCGGGGCGACCGAGTGGTTCATCCACTCATAACCCTCTTCATAGACGTTTTTCTGTGTACCGAACGGACGCTTGTCGAGCACCATCTTGGCGCGCTGATAGACGACCGCCCGCGTATCGCGGCTGAACGGCATGCCGTCTTTCTCGCTCTCGAAGAAATACTGCCGCATCTCGGGGCGGATTTCCTCGAGCAGGAAGCGGATATGCGCCGAGATCGGATAGTTGCGCAGGACCGCGTGGTCTTTCTGCAGCAGATCGTGAAATCCGAGCGCGGCGAGACAGCCGAACACGGTGGCGGGAATGACAATGAGATGGATCAGCCGGTGATCCCAGATGCCCATGCCGACCAGGAAAAGCGTGGCCACGCTGCAGATCGTCAAGACGATAAAGCGCGGCGTGAACGGTAGCATCACGGTTTGCATGGACCTGCTCGCAAGTGGTGGGCCTTCAGCCTTACGAAGTTCGGATGACGGACAAATCACAGACTGGGCGCCAGCCTAGCGCATCAAGCTCATCCAAGTCTTGTGATGCCATGAAACGACAAAACCCACGCCGGAGCGCGGGTTTTGCAATGCGGTAGGTATCCGCTCCGCCCTCATGGTGAGGAGCGCGCCCTTGCGCGCGTCTCGAACCGTGAATGGCCCGGCTTGGAGCTTGCGGCCATCCTTCGAGACGCCACTGGGCGGCTCCTCAGGATGAGGGGACTGAGCGCGCGTCAGCGCTCCACGAAAGCCTTCTCGATCACGAAATGGCCGGGCTTGTTGCCGCTGCCTTCGGTAAAATTGCGCTTCTCGAACATGGCCTTCAGGTCTTCGAGCATTGCCGGGCTGCCGCACAGCATGACGCGGTCGGTCGCGATGTCGAGCGGACCCTGGCCCATGTCCTTGAAGATCTGGCCGGACTCGATCAGGTCGGTGATGCGGCCGCGATTGCGGAACGGCTCGCGGGTGACCGTCGGGTAGTAGGTGAACTTGTCCTTCATCAAGTCGCCGAACAGTTCGTCCTTCTGCAGCCGTTCGACCAGGCGCTCGCCATAGGCCAGCTCGGAGACCTGACGGCAGCCATGCACCAGCACGACCTGCTCGTACTGCTCATAGACTTCGGGATCCTTGATCAGGCTGGCAAAGGGCGCGAGGCCGGTGCCCGTGGACAGCATCAGCAGGCGCTTGCCCGGCAGCAGACTGTCGGTGACCAGCGTGCCCACCGCCTTGCGCGCGACCAGGATGGTGTCGCCTTCCTTGATCTTCTGCAGGCGCGAGGTCAGCGGGCCATCCGGTACCTTGATGCTGAAGAATTCGAGTTCTTCCTCGTGATTGGCGCTGGCCATCGAATAGGCCCGCAGCAGCGGCTTGCCATCGACTTCGAGGCCGATCATGGCGAACTGGCCGTTCTGGAAACGGAACGAGGTGTCGCGGGTGGCGCGGAAGGAGAACAGCGTGTCGGTCCAGTGCTGGACGGAGGTTACGGTTTCGCGGTGAAAGGCGCTCATGGGATATGATTTTCCGGTGCGGACTTAGCTTAGAACGATTACATTCCGAGCCGCGTCAGATGCTGAGAAGCCCTTGCGGCACTTGGCTAATTCGGTTTCTCGCAGATGCGAGTGACATGTATTCAAAGACACCTGGAAGTGCAATTGCGGATTGAGTGAGGCGGGTCACAAATTTGCAAACCAGGTTACCGGCCGGCAAGAGCCAAATTTGATCCGGGACATTTAATTTCTCCAGGCTTCCGTTTCCGGATCGATCCTTATCAGCAGCCCCCTGCTGGATTGGTTGCACCGGTTCCGGTAATTTCCGCTCCTTCGGGAGTCGCGCCGAGCCGCTCCCGCGTTCAATCCTCGGCGCAAGGCCTTGATGACCCAGTTTCGCGCCATTCGCGCCGGCAAGCCGGCCCATTACCCCGACCAGACGATCTATGCGGAATATGCCGCGGACGCGCTGGGGCTGACCTTTGCCGAACGCGATGGCGGCAACGGACTGATCTTCGAAGTGTCCGGCGCCGGCCAACGCGCCGTCTTCGGCGCCGGGCGCGGTTCGTTCTTCCCGCAGAATACGGCGACCGCAGCGACGCTGGCCAATGACAAGCACATGGCCAATGTGCTGATGGCCCGCGCCGGCCTCGCGACGCTGGGCGGCGATTATTTCTTCCTGCACGACCGGCACCGGAAACATCGCCCACCAGGTCATGAACGCCTCGATGCCTATGGCTATTTCAACGATCTCGGCAATCGCGCCTTCATCAAACCGCTCAATGGCTCTCGCGGCGACTTTGCTCAGATCGTCGATGGCCTCGATGCGCTGACGACGTATCTGGACAGCGTCGAACGACACTATGACGCGGTGCTCATTCAGCCGGTCTGCACCGGGCGTGAATTCCGCGCGCTCCTGCTGGACGATGAGATCGTCTATTCGGTGGTGAAAGCCGAGCCCTCGGTGATCGGTGACGGCGAGACGTCTCTTCGCGATCTCGTCGCCGCCGAGCAGCCGATGCTGGAATGGCAGGGCATCTCCGCAGCGCCGCTCGACCCGCGCCCGGGCAAACCCGATTTCGTGCCTGCAAAAGGCGAATATGTCTGGCTGGACGGCCGACACAATCTCAGCGCCGGCGGCGGCATGGCATTCGACGAACCCGACAATGCGGAAGCTGCATTCGCCGCTGCACGAACGGCGTTGAAGGCGCTTGGGCTCCGTGCCGGCGCTGTCGATTTCTTCACGAACATTGAAGGCGATTCCGAGCCGTTGCGCGTCATCGAGGTCAACGCCAATCCCTCGATCCGCTTCCTCGAAGACGCCGGCCGCGCGGACCTGATCCTGCGCATCTGGCGCCACACCTTCGCATCGCTGGGCCTGACCGATGTTTAACCTGCCCAAATACGGCACCGGTGGTATCGGCCTCGCACGCCTTGCGCTGCTGCTCGATGCGCTATCCATCGATCGTGCGCGTCTGCAACGGCATTCGCTCGTCATCACCGGCTCCAACGGCAAGGGCTCGACTGCCGCCTTCTGCGCCTCCATCGGCCGCGCCTTCGGCCTGCGCACCGGGCTGTTCACGTCACCGCATCTCTATCGCTTCAACGAGCGCTTCCGGATCGACGGCGAGCCTGTGGACGACGAATTGCTCGACGCACTCGTGCTGCGCGTCGCCACGGCGATCGCCGATCTCGAACATCACGGCGTCCACGAGACCTTCGGTGCTTTCGAGGCGCAGTTCGCGCTGGCCTGCCTGTATTTCCAGGAAACCGGCTGCGACCTCGCCGTGTTCGAAGCCGGCATTGGCGGACGCTACGACCCCGTGCGGCTGATCGGCGCCGCGCTCACTTGCGTCACCTCCGTCGATCTCGAACACACCGCGCTGCTCGGCAATTCGCTGGCGTTGATCGCCTCCGACAAGAGCGACGCCTGCGCCAGCCATGGCACCGTGATCTATGGCGAGAACTGCCTGCCGCTCCGCTTGCATCTGGCGGAGTATAATCGGAGCCGCCATGTCAGCGGCCTGCATGTGGGCGAAGACATCGTCATCAATAACGTGGTGACCTCGGCCAAGGCGCAAAATTTCAACTGCCGCGTTGGCGCAACCATTTTGCGCGGCCTCGAGATAGGCCTACACGGCGAATTCCAGCTCAACAATGCCTCCATTGCCGCGGCGCTGTTCCTGCTGTGGATGCAGCGCATGCATCCGGATGCCGACGCCACGCAGATCGATCATGCGATCCGCACCGGCCTGCGCGAGACCGCATGGCCAGGTCGCCTTGAAGTGATCCAGCGCGAACCGCTCACGGTGATCGATGTCGGCCACACACCGGACGGCGTGATGCAGGCGCTGCGCGGGCTGCACGCCGTGCATGGCAAGGACGACTGGCTGCTGGTGCTTGGCGTGTCCGCCGACAAGAATGTGGACGAGATCGCGCGGCATCTGGCACCGCATTTCGGCGCCATCGTCTGTACCCGTGCCTATCACAAGGGCGCCGATGCGCGTGTGGTCGGTGCCGCCGCGCGCAAGGCGCACGGGACGGCGCGCATCCATGTAGCCAATGCGATGGAGGATGCGGTGAGGCTCAGCCAGCAACTGGCGCGCACCGTGCCACGGAAAATCTATGTCGCCGGCGGGCTTTTCGTGGCGATCGAATATGCGACCGTGCTGCGCGGGGGCAAGGCCGACGAGCTGCAGTTTTTCTGAAACACCTAGTTCGTCCCGCCGGCACTGTCATCCAGCGCCTTGAAACTCTCCTCCAGTTGCGGCGAGATCGAGATGCCCATGCGCTCGCCGGTCGGCAGGCGGGCGACGAACCATTTGTTGTAGAGCGGGATCAGATCGCGATTCGAGCCGAGGCGGCGAAACGCGCGCTCGACCACGGCCGCGAGTTGCGGATCGCCCTTGCGGAACATGATGCCATAGGGATCGTAGGACAGATAATCGCCGACCACGCGAAAGCGATCCTGCGACTTGTGGCGTGCGATCAGGCCGGACAGCAGCACGTCATCAGTGGCAAAGGCATCGGCCTTGCCGCCGGCGAGGATCTGATAGCTCGCCTCGTGATCCGGCGAGACTACAAAATTCAGGCCGAGGCCGAATTTCGCATCAACCGCATGCATCGCCTGTTCATTGGTGGTGCCTTTGGTAACGACGACCGTCTTGCCCTTGAAATCCGCGGGCGCCGTGCCTGTGGTGGTCTTGGGCACCATCAGCTTGGTGCCGGCGACAAAGATCATCGGCGAGAACGCGACCCGCTTGCGGCGTTCGAGATTGGCCGTGGTCGATCCACATTCGAGATCGACCTTGCCGTCGACGACGGCCTGGATGCGGTCGTCGGCGGTCACTTTCACGTAGTCGATGCGCAGCGCGGGATCATCGACCTCGACGGCGATATCCTCGACGACCGCCTTGCACAGTTCGAGACTGTAGCCGATCGGCCGGCCGGTCTGATCGAGGAATGAGAATGGCGGCGAACTCTCGCGATAGCCGATCTTCACCACTTTGGCCTGCTTGATGCCGGCAAGCGCGGGGCTTAGCCCCTCGTTTGCCGTCTGGGCGACGGCGGTGTGGGTGAGGAGCCAGACGACTCCCCATCCAATGCCGGTCAGGAGGAATGTGACGCGCAGCATGGCGCGCCTCATCCATGTCCGAGAGCGGGGATATTCCCCGGCACCAGTTCCTCGTCAGGCCCCGTAGCATCCATCTGCGCGAGTTCGCCCTCCCACTTTGCGACCACCGCCGTGGCCAGCGAATTGCCGATCACATTGGTCGCGCTGCGGCCCATGTCGAGGAAGGTGTCGATACCCATGATCATCAGCAGTCCGGCTTCGGGAATGTTAAACTGGCTGAGCGTCGAGGCGATCACCACCAGCGAAGCGCGCGGCACACCGGCGACGCCCTTCGAGGTGATCATCAGCGTTGCCAGCATCGCCAACTGAGTGCCGAGCGACATTTCAATGTGGTAGCTTTGCGCGATGAAGATGGCCGCGAAGGTGCAATACATCATCGTGCCATCGAGATTGAAAGAATAGCCGAGCGGCAGCACGAAGCTCGATGTACGCGAGGACGCTCCGAAGCGATTGAGCCCTTCCAGCGTTTTCGGATAGGCCGCCTCCGACGAGGCGGTGGAAAAGGCGATCATCAGCGGCTCGCGGATCAGTCGCAGCAGGTGGCTGTAACGCGGCCCGATGACGATGAAGCCGACCGCGACGAGAATGCCCCACAGGATCGCCAGCGACAGATAGAACCCGCCCATGAAGACGATCAGCTTCCAGAGCACGCCGAGGCCGTTCTTCGCCACCGTGGCCATGATCGCCGCCCACACCGCGAGTGGTGCAAACAGCATCACATAGCCGGTCACTTTCAGCATGATGTGGCCGAGATCATCGATCAGCGCCAGCATCGGCTTGGAGCGCTCGGGCATCGCGCCCATCGCCACCGCAAAGAAGATTGCGAAGATCACGATCTGCAGGATCTCGTTCTGTGCCATCGCATCCGCGATCGAGGTCGGGATCAGATGGGTCAGGAATTTCTCGATCGAGAAGGCCGAGGTCTGCAGGCCCGTCGATTGTCCGGCCGCCGGGAGCGTGCCGGGGAAGTTCGCGCCAGGCTGCAGCAGGTTGACCATGATCAGGCCGAGCAGCAGCGAGACGAAAGACGCGGTAACGAACCAGCCCATGGTCTTGGCGAAGATGCGACCGAGTTTGGAGCCGGAGCCCATATGGGCGATTCCGCCGACCAGCGTGGCGAAGACGAGCGGCGCGATGATCATCTTGATCAGGCGCAGGAACAGCATGGCGATCAGGTTGACGTCGGCAGCGATCTCGCCGCGACTGTCGGGCAGGTAATTGAAAACCAGTGACCCCATCACGATGCCCAAGGCCATCGCGATCAGAATGTATTGCGTAAACCTGTTCGACATTCCGAACCCCCCGTTACACACATCCCGGCTGCGACAGTCTGTCATATTGATCGCGATGCGCAACAGCTTGTTGCCGCGGAACCGATTTGGCATCAGCGAAAGGTATTGGCCATTGTGCGATGCCGCGTCACCGCTTAGCGTCGAACTACAAAATCTGTGCAGGTTGATTGCGCGTTGCGCAACAACTGCAACAAACAAAGATAATCGCGGGAGAGACGATCATGACCGACAGCACGAACAAGCAGGTTCTTCTGGTGGAGAAGCCCACCGGCAAGCTCGGCCTTGAGCATTTCAAGCTCACCGATGGCCGCATGCCTGAACCGAAAGACGGTGAGGCGTTGCTGCGCGTGCGCTATATCT
Coding sequences within:
- a CDS encoding carbohydrate porin; protein product: MRDSAARRVPIGAAIGVLTFGGIAVAADLPVKTRPQPAYNWSGFYIGTHMGYGGAELGANTNPQALQGVFFPSTSTGLIGGFQGGYNRQFDNNIVLGAEIDASFISPADTARLGTDPYHTTFDYFATARGRVGYAVGTWLPYATAGFAWGKTKINLLDADGNIFATEQKDHIGWTVGAGVEAAVGGNWTAKLEYNYIDLARQTYGLASFGLPAVDVEPKIHAVKLGLNYRFNDMPSWLPTTPIKGRSTLPEPTDWNIHYQTTFIGSGYPSFRSPYEGTNSLSGSRQFKETFTTTAFLGWRLWDGGEFYFNPEIAQGFGFNGTLGVAGFPNGEAQKAGGAYPKIRPQRYMFRQTFGLGGEQEDVADGPNQLAGKRDIDRITLTIGRFAIGDFFDGNAYAKDPRADFMNWAMWASAAYDFPADLPGYTRGGVIELNRRDWAVRAGLFQVPSQPNSDTLNFKSGGAVVEFEERHQIFDRPGKVRVGAFLNRGSTGSYRGALAIAATDPLLDINDVMASIRKPRDKYGFYLNGEQEIADEIGLFGRASWNDGQNEILSFTDIDRSISGGLSIKGGRWGRAADTIGIGGAINGLSAAHRDFLAAGGNGLLIGDGRLNYSNERIFETFYAYAIDKNLTFTADYQLIVNPAYNADRGPVSIFSGRLHGDF
- a CDS encoding FMN-binding glutamate synthase family protein, with translation MQTVMLPFTPRFIVLTICSVATLFLVGMGIWDHRLIHLIVIPATVFGCLAALGFHDLLQKDHAVLRNYPISAHIRFLLEEIRPEMRQYFFESEKDGMPFSRDTRAVVYQRAKMVLDKRPFGTQKNVYEEGYEWMNHSVAPKPHAAEQFRITIGGPDCLRPYSASVLNISAMSFGALSPNAIRALNAGAKKGNFAHDTGEGGVSPYHEQEGGDLIWEIGSGYFGCRTGDGNFDPDKFAARAALDQIKMVELKVSQGAKPGHGGVLPAAKVSEEISRIRGVAMGEDCISPPYHKAFSTPVEMMQFIDTMRRLSGGKPAGFKLCIGHPWEFLAICKAMLQTGIYPDFIVVDGKEGGTGAAPLEFMDHLGMPMREGVNFVHNALIGIGARDRIKIGASGKIATAFDIARAMALGADWCNSARGFMFALGCIQSLSCHTDRCPTGVATQDPTRARALAIPQKTDRVLNFHEATLHALAELIAAAGLEHPQQIRAMHFSHRSSDNDVMSFTQLYPELRPNELIHGTDDRRFRDAWAMAQAASFQPLDV
- a CDS encoding ferredoxin--NADP reductase: MSAFHRETVTSVQHWTDTLFSFRATRDTSFRFQNGQFAMIGLEVDGKPLLRAYSMASANHEEELEFFSIKVPDGPLTSRLQKIKEGDTILVARKAVGTLVTDSLLPGKRLLMLSTGTGLAPFASLIKDPEVYEQYEQVVLVHGCRQVSELAYGERLVERLQKDELFGDLMKDKFTYYPTVTREPFRNRGRITDLIESGQIFKDMGQGPLDIATDRVMLCGSPAMLEDLKAMFEKRNFTEGSGNKPGHFVIEKAFVER
- a CDS encoding ATP-grasp domain-containing protein translates to MTQFRAIRAGKPAHYPDQTIYAEYAADALGLTFAERDGGNGLIFEVSGAGQRAVFGAGRGSFFPQNTATAATLANDKHMANVLMARAGLATLGGDYFFLHDRHRKHRPPGHERLDAYGYFNDLGNRAFIKPLNGSRGDFAQIVDGLDALTTYLDSVERHYDAVLIQPVCTGREFRALLLDDEIVYSVVKAEPSVIGDGETSLRDLVAAEQPMLEWQGISAAPLDPRPGKPDFVPAKGEYVWLDGRHNLSAGGGMAFDEPDNAEAAFAAARTALKALGLRAGAVDFFTNIEGDSEPLRVIEVNANPSIRFLEDAGRADLILRIWRHTFASLGLTDV
- a CDS encoding bifunctional folylpolyglutamate synthase/dihydrofolate synthase; the protein is MFNLPKYGTGGIGLARLALLLDALSIDRARLQRHSLVITGSNGKGSTAAFCASIGRAFGLRTGLFTSPHLYRFNERFRIDGEPVDDELLDALVLRVATAIADLEHHGVHETFGAFEAQFALACLYFQETGCDLAVFEAGIGGRYDPVRLIGAALTCVTSVDLEHTALLGNSLALIASDKSDACASHGTVIYGENCLPLRLHLAEYNRSRHVSGLHVGEDIVINNVVTSAKAQNFNCRVGATILRGLEIGLHGEFQLNNASIAAALFLLWMQRMHPDADATQIDHAIRTGLRETAWPGRLEVIQREPLTVIDVGHTPDGVMQALRGLHAVHGKDDWLLVLGVSADKNVDEIARHLAPHFGAIVCTRAYHKGADARVVGAAARKAHGTARIHVANAMEDAVRLSQQLARTVPRKIYVAGGLFVAIEYATVLRGGKADELQFF
- a CDS encoding amino acid ABC transporter substrate-binding protein yields the protein MLRVTFLLTGIGWGVVWLLTHTAVAQTANEGLSPALAGIKQAKVVKIGYRESSPPFSFLDQTGRPIGYSLELCKAVVEDIAVEVDDPALRIDYVKVTADDRIQAVVDGKVDLECGSTTANLERRKRVAFSPMIFVAGTKLMVPKTTTGTAPADFKGKTVVVTKGTTNEQAMHAVDAKFGLGLNFVVSPDHEASYQILAGGKADAFATDDVLLSGLIARHKSQDRFRVVGDYLSYDPYGIMFRKGDPQLAAVVERAFRRLGSNRDLIPLYNKWFVARLPTGERMGISISPQLEESFKALDDSAGGTN
- a CDS encoding dicarboxylate/amino acid:cation symporter, whose amino-acid sequence is MSNRFTQYILIAMALGIVMGSLVFNYLPDSRGEIAADVNLIAMLFLRLIKMIIAPLVFATLVGGIAHMGSGSKLGRIFAKTMGWFVTASFVSLLLGLIMVNLLQPGANFPGTLPAAGQSTGLQTSAFSIEKFLTHLIPTSIADAMAQNEILQIVIFAIFFAVAMGAMPERSKPMLALIDDLGHIMLKVTGYVMLFAPLAVWAAIMATVAKNGLGVLWKLIVFMGGFYLSLAILWGILVAVGFIVIGPRYSHLLRLIREPLMIAFSTASSEAAYPKTLEGLNRFGASSRTSSFVLPLGYSFNLDGTMMYCTFAAIFIAQSYHIEMSLGTQLAMLATLMITSKGVAGVPRASLVVIASTLSQFNIPEAGLLMIMGIDTFLDMGRSATNVIGNSLATAVVAKWEGELAQMDATGPDEELVPGNIPALGHG